TGAGAAGCGGCTCGATTTGGTCGTGACCCTGCGCGACTGGGAGGAACTGGAGGAGGAAAAAGTCGATCGCATTGGACTCGATCAGGAATTTTACGAGATTCTAAAATTGCAGGTACCGCACATCACGATTCCAGTCCGCCCGGGGCGGGAAATTCCACGATTGATCGAAGTTGCGGCAATGGACCAGAAATTGAAAGGTCTGGGACGAAACAGCGCATTGGAATTCAGCGATAAGCTGCTCAATGTAATGGCGACGAAGGAAAGCTAATGGGACTTTTGAATCGGAGATCGCACGGGCCGGCCCAAAAACTCGAAAAAGAGATTACGATCGTCAATCGGCTCGGTCTGCACGCGCGGCCGGCGGCGATGTTTGTTCGGATCGCGAGCCGGTACCGCTCTGAAGTCTGGGTGGAGAAGGAAGGCGAGAAGATCAACGGCAAAAGCATCATGGGCCTGATGATGCTGGCGGCCGGGCAGGGATCG
This Chthoniobacterales bacterium DNA region includes the following protein-coding sequences:
- a CDS encoding HPr family phosphocarrier protein; amino-acid sequence: MGLLNRRSHGPAQKLEKEITIVNRLGLHARPAAMFVRIASRYRSEVWVEKEGEKINGKSIMGLMMLAAGQGSKLTICCEGPDADKVLEELEELIQKKFNED